The following proteins are co-located in the Imtechella halotolerans genome:
- the hutH gene encoding histidine ammonia-lyase, with translation MNTVHYINSNVLGIEDIDHIISNHMSLALSEEAKLNIEKCRTYLDTRMKEDDRPIYGINTGFGALCNVKISRDHLTKLQENLVMSHACGMGDRVPDAVVKIMLLLKIQSLSYGHSGVQLITVKRLIDFFNNDVLPVVFTQGSLGASGDLAPLAHLSLPLLGKGKVRIQGEELESTILMERFGWEPIVLQSKEGLALLNGTQFMASYGVASLMKAYRLSYWADLIGAVSLEAFDGRKEPFNKLIHLIRPHRGQIKTAERMLSFLEGSELISQEKKHVQDPYSFRCIPQVHGATKDTLRFVNSVFKTEMNSVTDNPNVFEEEDEVISGGNFHGQPLALALDYLSIAMAEIGNISERRTYQLISGLRELPAFLVNDPGINSGLMIPQYTAAGIVSQNKQLATPASIDSIVSSNGQEDHVSMGANAATKCYAILNNVERVLGIELLTACQGIEFRRPLKSSPIIEEVVHSFQQVVPFVEVDRLLHNDMQKAVTFLQQHPLTGISLYED, from the coding sequence ATGAATACTGTACACTACATTAATTCTAATGTGCTAGGCATAGAAGATATCGATCATATCATTTCTAATCATATGTCGTTAGCTCTTTCTGAAGAAGCCAAGCTGAATATAGAAAAATGCAGGACTTATCTCGATACCCGAATGAAGGAAGATGATCGACCAATTTATGGTATCAATACAGGATTTGGGGCGCTTTGTAATGTTAAGATCTCCAGAGATCACCTAACTAAACTACAAGAAAACCTTGTAATGTCTCATGCTTGTGGAATGGGAGATAGGGTGCCAGATGCAGTTGTGAAAATTATGTTGTTGCTTAAAATTCAATCGTTAAGCTATGGTCATAGTGGAGTTCAGTTGATTACTGTGAAACGATTGATTGATTTTTTTAATAATGATGTACTACCAGTAGTCTTTACTCAAGGGTCTCTTGGTGCTTCAGGGGATTTAGCACCATTAGCACATCTTTCATTGCCATTGTTGGGTAAAGGAAAAGTGCGCATTCAAGGAGAAGAACTGGAGTCCACAATTCTTATGGAACGTTTTGGTTGGGAGCCAATAGTACTGCAATCTAAGGAAGGACTAGCGCTACTTAATGGTACCCAGTTTATGGCCTCTTATGGGGTTGCTTCACTTATGAAGGCCTATCGTTTGTCTTATTGGGCGGATTTAATAGGAGCCGTCTCTTTGGAAGCGTTTGATGGCCGTAAAGAACCATTCAATAAATTAATACACCTTATACGACCACATAGGGGTCAAATAAAGACAGCTGAGCGAATGTTGAGTTTTCTGGAAGGGAGTGAACTTATTTCCCAAGAGAAAAAACATGTTCAAGATCCTTATTCCTTTAGATGTATCCCTCAAGTTCACGGGGCCACTAAGGATACCTTACGCTTTGTAAATAGTGTGTTTAAGACAGAGATGAATTCTGTAACCGACAATCCAAATGTATTTGAAGAGGAGGATGAAGTGATTTCAGGTGGAAATTTTCATGGGCAACCATTGGCCTTAGCACTTGATTATTTGAGTATTGCTATGGCTGAGATTGGTAATATTTCAGAGAGGAGGACCTATCAATTAATTTCGGGATTACGTGAACTTCCAGCGTTTTTAGTGAATGATCCTGGTATCAACTCTGGTTTAATGATTCCCCAGTATACAGCTGCTGGAATTGTCAGCCAAAATAAACAATTAGCTACTCCAGCTAGTATTGACAGTATTGTTTCTTCAAATGGTCAGGAAGATCATGTAAGTATGGGTGCTAATGCCGCTACCAAATGTTATGCAATATTAAACAATGTTGAAAGAGTTTTAGGTATTGAGTTGCTCACGGCTTGTCAGGGTATAGAGTTTAGAAGACCACTAAAAAGTTCACCTATAATTGAAGAAGTGGTACATTCTTTTCAGCAGGTGGTGCCGTTTGTAGAAGTTGACAGACTTTTACACAACGACATGCAAAAGGCTGTCACCTTTCTGCAGCAACATCCGTTAACAGGAATATCTTTGTATGAGGATTAA
- the rimK gene encoding 30S ribosomal protein S6--L-glutamate ligase: protein MINDKLVVGSEEWVKLPKLNIPAIKVRVDSGAKTSSLHAVNIHPFIKEGEHWVRFDVYPLQGNGRTLIHCEAEIIDKRIVKSSSGTRENRYVIKTFLYFGEHSWEIELTLTNRDSMGYRMLLGREAMIGRILVDPESSFLHGDLDEFKQKEVYREKHQEKQGLKIGLLASNPDLYSNKRIIEAGERLGHEVMFFNIRHCYMKLDAKNPEIHYRGGKILNDLDAVIPRIRPSMTFYGCALTRQFEALKIFSLNSAAAISQSRDKLFSLQLLLNNGVDIPTTGFANSPLDTNDLIKMVGGSPLIVKLLEGTQGKGVVLAETKKAAESVINAFKSLNANILVQEFIKEANGKDIRCFVIDGKVVAAMQREALPGEFRANIHLGGTASIIKITPEEKKIAIKATKAMGLKVAGVDIIRSSKGPLLLEVNSSPGLEGIEAATEKDIASLMIKAIERNLNWDNKIR from the coding sequence ATGATTAATGACAAACTCGTTGTTGGAAGTGAAGAATGGGTCAAACTTCCTAAACTGAATATTCCCGCCATTAAAGTACGTGTAGATAGTGGCGCAAAAACATCATCTCTGCATGCAGTTAACATCCACCCTTTTATAAAAGAAGGAGAACATTGGGTACGTTTTGATGTATACCCACTTCAAGGAAATGGCAGAACATTAATTCATTGCGAGGCAGAAATAATTGATAAACGTATCGTGAAAAGTTCGAGCGGAACTCGCGAAAATCGATATGTAATTAAGACTTTCCTATATTTTGGTGAACATTCGTGGGAAATAGAACTAACTCTTACAAACCGGGATTCCATGGGATATCGTATGCTTCTTGGACGAGAAGCAATGATAGGAAGAATTTTGGTGGACCCAGAAAGTAGCTTTTTACATGGAGACCTTGATGAATTTAAACAGAAGGAGGTTTATAGAGAAAAACACCAAGAAAAGCAGGGACTTAAAATTGGACTTCTTGCTAGCAATCCGGATTTATACAGCAACAAACGTATAATAGAAGCAGGAGAACGCTTGGGGCATGAGGTAATGTTTTTCAACATTAGACATTGCTATATGAAATTGGATGCGAAAAATCCTGAAATACATTATAGAGGAGGAAAAATCCTAAATGACCTAGATGCCGTAATTCCGCGAATTCGTCCAAGTATGACCTTTTATGGTTGTGCGCTCACAAGACAATTTGAGGCGTTAAAAATATTTAGTTTAAACTCTGCTGCCGCCATTAGTCAATCTCGGGATAAACTTTTCTCACTACAACTACTTCTTAATAATGGGGTAGATATTCCAACCACAGGATTTGCAAATTCGCCACTAGACACGAATGATCTTATTAAAATGGTGGGTGGTTCCCCGCTCATAGTAAAACTCTTAGAGGGCACACAAGGAAAGGGAGTTGTTTTAGCTGAAACAAAAAAAGCAGCAGAAAGTGTAATAAATGCTTTTAAAAGTTTAAATGCGAATATCCTTGTACAAGAATTTATTAAAGAAGCCAATGGGAAAGATATTCGTTGTTTTGTCATAGATGGTAAGGTTGTGGCAGCAATGCAAAGAGAAGCACTGCCAGGTGAATTTAGAGCCAATATTCACTTAGGTGGAACAGCATCAATAATTAAAATAACTCCAGAAGAAAAGAAAATTGCTATTAAAGCGACTAAGGCAATGGGGTTAAAAGTAGCGGGAGTAGATATTATTAGGTCAAGTAAAGGTCCTCTATTATTAGAAGTAAATTCATCCCCAGGATTGGAAGGAATAGAGGCCGCCACCGAAAAAGACATAGCCTCTTTAATGATTAAAGCTATTGAACGTAACTTAAACTGGGACAATAAGATACGATAA
- a CDS encoding ATP-dependent Clp protease ATP-binding subunit has translation MDDNFSPRVKDVIAYSKEEALRLGHDFIGTEHLMLGLLRDGNGKAINILHALEVDLEHLRRKVEILSPANPSLAAIANEKKNLHLTRQAERALKTTFLEAKLFQSSSINTAHLLLCILRNENDPTTKLLNRLKVDYDNVKEQFKYMLTSDDDYLEGPSAESFSDDSGGNDDDSKENVFNNPSAQRTNKKSKTPVLDNFGRDLTLLAEEGKLDPVVGREKEIERVSQILSRRKKNNPLLIGEPGVGKSAIAEGLALRIIKKKVSRILYNKRVVTLDLASLVAGTKYRGQFEERMKAVMNELEKNDDIILFIDEIHTIVGAGGATGSLDASNMFKPALARGEIQCIGATTLDEYRQYIEKDGALERRFQKVIVEPTTVEETIEILHNIKEKYEDHHNVTYTDEAIEACVKLTNRYLTDRFLPDKAIDALDEAGSRVHIINMDVPKQILELEKQLEEVRELKNSVVKKQKYEEAAKLRDDEKRIEKDLAISQEKWEEESKLHKETVTEDNVADVVSMMSGIPVNRIAQTEMNKLSKLPELIKGKVIGQDEAVNKVAKAIQRNRAGLKDPNKPIGSFIFLGQTGVGKTQLAKVLAKELFDSEDALIRIDMSEYMEKFAISRLIGAPPGYVGYEEGGQLTEKVRRKPYAVVLLDEVEKAHPDVFNMLLQVLDDGYLTDSLGRKIDFRNCIIIMTSNIGARQLKDFGQGVGFGTAAKMAQADSHQKSVIESALKKAFAPEFLNRIDDVVVFNTLEKEDIFKIIDIELAKLFVRIKDLGYHLILSEKAKNFIAEKGFDKQYGARPLNRAIQKYIEDALAEEIVSNKLVEGDSIYMDLDKATDELTIKIQKAENPSEA, from the coding sequence ATGGATGATAATTTTTCACCAAGAGTTAAAGACGTGATTGCCTACAGCAAAGAAGAAGCTTTGCGTTTGGGTCACGACTTTATTGGCACCGAGCACCTTATGCTTGGCCTCTTACGCGACGGAAATGGCAAGGCCATCAACATACTTCACGCATTGGAAGTGGACTTAGAACACCTAAGAAGAAAGGTAGAAATTTTAAGTCCTGCCAATCCCTCCTTGGCAGCAATAGCTAATGAGAAGAAAAACTTGCATCTCACACGGCAGGCAGAAAGGGCCTTAAAAACAACGTTCTTGGAAGCTAAACTTTTTCAAAGTTCTTCTATCAATACTGCCCATTTGTTGCTGTGCATCCTGCGCAATGAAAACGATCCTACAACCAAGTTGCTGAACCGTTTAAAAGTGGATTATGACAACGTAAAAGAACAATTTAAGTACATGCTAACTAGTGACGATGACTATTTAGAAGGGCCTTCGGCTGAATCATTTTCTGACGATTCGGGTGGTAACGATGACGATTCCAAGGAAAACGTTTTTAACAATCCTAGCGCTCAGCGAACTAATAAAAAATCAAAAACTCCTGTACTCGATAACTTCGGGCGTGATTTAACGCTTTTAGCAGAGGAAGGAAAACTAGATCCTGTGGTAGGACGTGAAAAAGAAATTGAACGAGTTTCACAAATCCTTAGCCGACGTAAGAAAAACAACCCTTTACTTATAGGTGAACCTGGAGTTGGTAAAAGCGCCATTGCTGAAGGATTGGCACTGCGCATCATTAAGAAAAAAGTTTCAAGGATTTTGTACAACAAACGTGTTGTTACACTTGACCTTGCCTCACTAGTGGCAGGAACCAAATACAGAGGTCAATTCGAAGAACGTATGAAGGCCGTCATGAATGAATTAGAAAAAAATGACGACATCATACTTTTTATCGACGAAATCCACACCATAGTTGGAGCTGGAGGTGCTACAGGTTCCTTGGATGCTTCTAATATGTTTAAGCCTGCACTGGCTCGAGGTGAAATCCAATGTATTGGTGCCACCACCCTTGATGAATATCGTCAATATATAGAAAAGGATGGCGCCTTAGAACGTAGATTTCAGAAAGTAATTGTTGAGCCTACCACGGTAGAAGAAACCATTGAAATCCTTCATAACATCAAAGAAAAATACGAAGATCATCATAATGTAACCTACACTGATGAAGCGATAGAGGCTTGTGTAAAACTCACTAATCGCTACCTTACAGATCGCTTTCTTCCAGACAAAGCAATAGACGCATTAGATGAAGCTGGATCTCGTGTTCACATTATAAATATGGATGTTCCTAAACAAATATTAGAACTTGAGAAACAACTAGAAGAAGTTCGTGAACTTAAAAATTCAGTTGTCAAAAAGCAGAAATATGAGGAGGCAGCAAAACTACGTGATGATGAAAAACGTATCGAAAAAGATTTAGCAATTTCTCAAGAAAAATGGGAGGAAGAATCAAAGCTTCACAAAGAGACTGTTACCGAAGACAATGTAGCTGATGTTGTCTCGATGATGAGTGGTATACCTGTAAACCGCATTGCTCAAACTGAAATGAACAAACTTTCCAAATTACCTGAACTAATAAAAGGAAAGGTGATTGGACAAGATGAAGCAGTTAATAAAGTAGCTAAAGCCATACAACGAAACCGAGCTGGCCTTAAGGACCCTAACAAGCCCATTGGATCATTTATATTCTTGGGTCAAACAGGTGTAGGTAAGACTCAACTCGCTAAAGTTTTGGCAAAAGAATTATTCGACTCTGAAGATGCACTAATCCGTATTGACATGAGTGAATATATGGAAAAATTTGCCATTTCAAGACTTATAGGAGCGCCTCCTGGGTATGTCGGATATGAAGAAGGTGGACAACTAACCGAAAAAGTTCGTAGAAAACCTTATGCAGTGGTACTACTTGACGAAGTAGAAAAAGCACATCCAGATGTTTTCAATATGCTTCTTCAAGTTTTAGATGATGGATATTTAACCGATAGCTTAGGTCGAAAGATTGATTTTAGAAATTGTATCATTATCATGACCTCAAACATAGGCGCAAGACAACTTAAAGACTTTGGACAAGGAGTTGGATTTGGAACTGCTGCCAAAATGGCACAAGCAGACAGTCATCAAAAGTCAGTGATCGAGAGTGCACTTAAGAAAGCCTTTGCACCTGAATTTCTAAATAGGATTGATGATGTTGTCGTATTCAACACTCTTGAAAAAGAAGATATCTTCAAGATTATTGATATCGAATTAGCTAAATTATTTGTTCGTATAAAAGACCTTGGCTACCATCTTATCCTTAGCGAGAAAGCTAAAAACTTCATAGCTGAAAAAGGATTTGATAAGCAATACGGGGCAAGACCTCTTAACCGGGCTATTCAAAAATACATTGAAGATGCATTGGCTGAAGAAATTGTATCTAACAAATTAGTAGAAGGAGACAGTATTTATATGGATTTAGATAAGGCTACTGATGAGCTCACTATTAAAATCCAAAAAGCTGAAAATCCGTCTGAAGCATAA
- the gyrA gene encoding DNA gyrase subunit A — MAEGEKLIPINIEDEMKSAYIDYSMSVIVSRALPDVRDGLKPVHRRVLFGMYELGVLSNRAYKKSARIVGEVLGKYHPHGDSSVYDTMVRMAQDWSLRYMLVDGQGNFGSVDGDSPAAMRYTEARMRKISEDMLADIDKETVDHQLNFDDSLKEPTVLPTRIPNLLVNGASGIAVGMATNMPPHNLAEVVDGTIAYIENNDIEIDELIKYVKAPDFPTGGTIYGYDGVKEAFKTGRGRVVMRAKASFEEVAGRECIIVTEIPYQVNKAEMIKKTADLVNDKKIEGISNIRDESDRNGMRIVYILKRDAIPNIVLNTLYKYTALQTSFSVNNIALVNGRPQLLNLKDMIHYFVEHRHEVVVRRTEFELRKAEERAHILEGLIIASDNIDEVIAIIRASSNADQARERLMERFSLSEIQAKAIVEMRLRQLTGLEQDKLRAEYEDIKKFIEDCKDILARVERRMEIIKNELIEVKEKYGDARRSQIEYSGGDLSIEDMIPDEQVVITISHAGYIKRTPLKEYKTQNRGGVGQKASNTRDQDFLEHLFVGTNHQYMLFFTQKGKCFWMKVYEIPEGSRTSKGRAIQNLINIETDDKVKAFICTQDLKDEEYINTHFVIMATKKGIVKKTTLEAYSRPRQNGINAITVREDDELLEALLTTGKSQVMLAVKSGKAIRFEEEKTRPMGRNASGVRGISLADEQDEVVGMIAIENPQEETVLVVSENGYGKRTFIDDPEDGEAVYRITNRGGKGVKTISITEKTGNLVAIKSVTDSDDLMIINKSGIAIRLTVEDLRVMGRATQGVRLINIKGDDSIAAVAKVMREDEEEENGDEMPETENGMAIDSSDTNNE; from the coding sequence ATGGCAGAAGGAGAAAAACTGATTCCTATTAATATAGAAGATGAAATGAAGTCGGCTTACATCGATTATTCGATGTCAGTCATAGTGTCACGTGCTTTACCTGATGTAAGAGATGGGTTAAAGCCTGTGCACAGACGCGTTTTATTTGGTATGTATGAGTTGGGTGTATTAAGTAACCGCGCATACAAAAAGTCGGCGAGAATAGTAGGAGAGGTTTTAGGTAAATACCACCCGCATGGTGATTCTTCAGTGTATGATACTATGGTTCGTATGGCTCAAGATTGGAGTCTTAGGTATATGTTGGTTGATGGTCAGGGGAACTTTGGATCAGTAGATGGTGATAGCCCTGCAGCAATGCGTTACACGGAAGCCCGTATGCGTAAGATTTCTGAGGACATGCTTGCGGATATTGATAAAGAAACAGTAGATCATCAGCTTAACTTTGATGATTCATTAAAGGAACCTACGGTTTTACCAACACGTATTCCTAACTTGCTGGTTAATGGAGCATCAGGAATTGCTGTAGGTATGGCTACTAACATGCCTCCTCATAATTTAGCGGAAGTGGTAGATGGCACTATTGCCTATATTGAGAATAACGACATTGAAATAGATGAGCTAATTAAATATGTAAAAGCTCCTGATTTTCCTACTGGAGGAACTATTTATGGTTACGACGGTGTAAAGGAAGCCTTCAAGACAGGAAGAGGTCGTGTGGTAATGCGCGCTAAAGCAAGTTTTGAAGAGGTAGCTGGTCGTGAATGTATCATTGTGACTGAAATACCATATCAAGTAAACAAGGCTGAAATGATTAAGAAGACAGCTGACTTGGTAAACGATAAGAAGATAGAAGGTATTTCTAACATTAGGGATGAGTCTGACCGAAACGGTATGCGTATTGTGTATATCCTTAAACGAGATGCGATACCTAACATTGTTTTAAATACCCTGTATAAGTACACTGCGTTACAAACGTCCTTCAGTGTTAATAATATTGCACTGGTAAATGGACGTCCACAGTTGTTAAACCTTAAGGACATGATTCACTATTTTGTGGAACATCGTCATGAAGTTGTTGTACGACGTACTGAATTTGAATTGCGAAAAGCTGAAGAAAGGGCTCATATTTTAGAAGGACTCATCATTGCTTCTGATAATATTGATGAAGTTATTGCTATTATTAGAGCTTCCTCTAATGCGGACCAAGCTCGAGAACGTTTAATGGAGCGATTTAGTTTGTCTGAAATTCAGGCAAAGGCAATCGTTGAAATGCGTTTGCGTCAACTTACAGGTCTTGAGCAAGATAAGTTAAGAGCAGAATATGAGGATATTAAGAAATTCATTGAAGATTGTAAAGATATTTTAGCTCGTGTTGAACGTAGAATGGAGATCATCAAAAATGAATTGATTGAGGTAAAAGAAAAATACGGTGATGCACGTCGTTCTCAAATTGAATATTCTGGAGGTGATTTAAGTATTGAAGATATGATTCCAGATGAGCAAGTAGTAATTACTATTTCTCATGCAGGATATATAAAACGCACTCCATTAAAAGAGTATAAAACTCAAAACAGAGGTGGAGTAGGACAGAAGGCCTCCAATACGAGAGATCAAGATTTCTTAGAGCATTTATTTGTAGGTACTAACCATCAATATATGCTATTCTTTACCCAGAAAGGAAAATGTTTCTGGATGAAGGTATATGAAATTCCAGAAGGTAGCCGTACCTCGAAAGGTAGAGCCATTCAGAACCTTATTAATATAGAGACCGATGATAAGGTGAAAGCCTTTATATGTACCCAAGATCTAAAAGATGAGGAGTATATCAATACTCATTTTGTGATTATGGCAACTAAAAAGGGAATTGTTAAAAAGACGACATTAGAAGCCTATTCACGTCCTCGTCAAAATGGAATTAATGCAATTACCGTTCGTGAGGACGATGAACTATTAGAAGCATTATTAACTACTGGTAAAAGTCAGGTAATGCTGGCAGTGAAATCTGGTAAGGCTATTCGTTTTGAGGAAGAGAAAACGCGCCCAATGGGAAGAAATGCCTCAGGTGTTCGTGGAATTTCCTTGGCCGATGAGCAGGATGAAGTAGTTGGAATGATTGCCATTGAAAACCCGCAGGAAGAAACAGTATTGGTGGTTTCTGAAAATGGGTATGGTAAACGTACATTTATTGATGATCCTGAAGATGGAGAAGCGGTATATCGTATCACCAATAGAGGTGGTAAAGGTGTGAAAACGATTTCTATTACTGAAAAAACAGGTAATTTAGTAGCTATAAAGAGTGTAACTGATTCTGATGATTTAATGATTATCAATAAATCAGGAATAGCTATTAGACTTACTGTTGAGGATTTGAGAGTAATGGGTAGAGCAACCCAGGGGGTTCGTCTTATTAATATTAAAGGAGATGATTCTATTGCTGCGGTAGCTAAGGTTATGCGTGAAGACGAAGAAGAAGAAAATGGTGATGAAATGCCTGAAACAGAAAATGGCATGGCTATTGATTCTTCTGATACTAATAATGAATAA
- a CDS encoding tetratricopeptide repeat protein, translating into MKKQILIGAALLASSLTFAQKDELKAAEKALKSGNTVEAKAALDQAQSAAIADPKYAAQYYFLRGKVYFDMASKGQDKLTSISEAAKAFDKVVEVENGKGKYSVEVEKMRTEAINLAVKTAQDTYTAQDYETSFKAFEQVYRLSPTDTLFLYNASLVAVQSKNYAQALDYYLELKKIGYDGSEVNFVATNKETGKEEVFPNKSQRDLMVKTGEYVAPKEKKTPSKKGEIIKNIALIYLDQGNTEKALEAFAEAKQQFPDDSSIIINEANIHLQLGNKDKFKELMAEAASKDPKNADLHYNIGVINMEQGNMEEARAAYLRALEVDPNYLNAILNYSTSYINEGNAVIDEMNSLGNSKADIAKYDKLKVKKDDLFKSGAKILEDYMAKSGKKYPEVLDQLKNIYGALGDNENYMRVKKLIEQ; encoded by the coding sequence ATGAAAAAACAGATTTTAATAGGTGCAGCATTGCTGGCTTCTTCTTTGACATTTGCTCAAAAAGACGAACTTAAGGCTGCAGAAAAAGCTCTTAAAAGCGGCAATACTGTAGAGGCTAAAGCTGCTTTAGATCAGGCTCAATCAGCCGCTATCGCAGATCCTAAATATGCTGCTCAATATTACTTTCTAAGAGGGAAGGTTTATTTTGATATGGCTAGCAAAGGTCAAGATAAATTAACCTCCATCTCAGAGGCTGCTAAAGCTTTTGATAAGGTAGTAGAAGTTGAAAATGGAAAGGGTAAATATTCAGTAGAAGTTGAAAAAATGAGAACTGAGGCCATAAATCTTGCTGTAAAAACAGCTCAAGATACCTATACGGCTCAGGATTATGAAACGTCATTTAAAGCCTTTGAGCAGGTATATCGTTTAAGCCCTACTGATACGTTGTTTTTATACAATGCTTCTTTGGTAGCTGTTCAGAGTAAAAATTATGCTCAAGCTCTTGATTATTATTTAGAGTTGAAAAAAATTGGTTATGATGGTTCAGAAGTGAATTTTGTAGCTACCAATAAAGAAACTGGTAAAGAAGAGGTTTTTCCAAATAAATCTCAACGTGATTTGATGGTGAAGACCGGTGAATATGTAGCGCCTAAAGAGAAAAAGACTCCTTCTAAAAAAGGGGAGATCATCAAAAACATTGCTTTGATATATCTAGATCAAGGGAATACGGAAAAAGCCTTAGAAGCATTTGCAGAAGCTAAACAACAATTCCCTGACGACTCTTCTATTATTATCAATGAGGCTAATATTCACTTGCAATTAGGTAATAAGGATAAGTTTAAAGAGTTAATGGCTGAGGCTGCATCTAAAGATCCAAAAAATGCTGATTTACATTATAATATTGGTGTAATTAACATGGAGCAAGGAAATATGGAAGAAGCTAGAGCAGCTTATTTGAGAGCTTTAGAGGTTGATCCTAATTACTTAAACGCAATATTGAACTATTCAACATCATACATCAATGAAGGTAATGCTGTTATTGATGAAATGAATAGCTTAGGAAACTCTAAAGCAGATATCGCTAAGTATGATAAATTAAAGGTTAAGAAAGATGATTTATTCAAAAGTGGTGCCAAGATTTTGGAAGACTATATGGCTAAATCTGGTAAAAAATATCCTGAAGTTTTAGATCAATTAAAGAACATTTATGGCGCACTTGGTGATAATGAGAACTATATGCGTGTTAAAAAGTTAATAGAGCAATAG
- a CDS encoding C40 family peptidase produces the protein MQYGICNLSIVPVRLEPSDSSEMVTQLLYGDHFKVLEKRSKWSRIRIAFDAYEGWIDNKQYLEITDENYNLFQNLPAVYASDLIEFIYDKDNLIPIPMGAGIHASDFLQHRYDGAVINGKQAKENLIKSAMMYLNAPYLWGGKTPFGIDCSGFTQMVYRMNGYALLRDASQQATQGEPLSFIEESEPGDLAFFDNNEGKIVHVGIILQDNYIIHAHGKVRMDRIDHSGIFNTDIKNYTHKLRVIKKIF, from the coding sequence ATGCAATACGGAATTTGTAACCTCAGCATTGTTCCAGTACGATTAGAACCATCCGACAGTAGTGAAATGGTCACTCAATTGTTATATGGTGATCATTTTAAGGTATTGGAAAAAAGAAGTAAATGGAGCCGCATCCGCATTGCTTTTGATGCGTATGAAGGATGGATTGACAACAAGCAATACCTGGAGATTACAGATGAAAATTACAATTTGTTTCAGAACCTTCCAGCGGTATACGCATCTGATTTAATTGAATTTATTTATGATAAGGATAACCTAATTCCCATCCCCATGGGAGCAGGTATTCATGCTTCTGATTTTTTACAACATAGGTATGATGGTGCTGTAATAAACGGAAAACAAGCGAAAGAAAATCTCATAAAATCAGCAATGATGTACCTTAACGCTCCATACTTATGGGGTGGTAAAACTCCTTTTGGCATTGATTGTTCTGGTTTTACCCAGATGGTTTATCGAATGAATGGATATGCCCTATTACGTGATGCTTCTCAACAAGCGACTCAAGGCGAACCATTAAGTTTTATCGAGGAGAGTGAACCTGGTGATCTTGCTTTTTTTGATAATAATGAAGGTAAAATTGTTCATGTAGGTATTATATTGCAAGATAACTACATCATACATGCACATGGAAAAGTGAGAATGGATCGCATAGACCACTCTGGAATATTTAATACCGATATTAAAAATTACACTCACAAACTGAGAGTCATTAAAAAGATATTCTAG